Part of the Devosia sp. SL43 genome, ACAACGTTGGCGATGCGCGACATCAGGATGGCCGAGGCCACAGCCTCGCCATTGCGTGTGTTGCCGGCTTCAATCGTGTCGGAAACGCTTTCCATTGCACCTTCAAGGTCACCGAAGCTGGTCTCGAAGCCGGCGAGCGCCACCTTGGCGCCGTCAATGTCGCCACCGGTCGACTGGGCGACAATGGCCTGCGACGAAGCGATATAGGCCTGCAGCACGGTCGCCACGCCATCAAGGGCTGCCCGAATATCGGCCGGCAAGGCCAGCGCCTTCTGGGCGTCGATGGCGGCAATGAAATTGTCGCCATATTCAACGATTTCGGCCTGGGTCTCGGCGGCAATGGCAGCGTCACCGGTACTCGCCGCATAAAGCGAGCGATAGACCACGCCCCGCATGGCGTCGTGCATCATGTCGGCAAACATCTGTTCGCGCATGGAGTGCATCAGCGTGGCCGATTCGGTACTGGTGGCCTCGAAGGCTCGGCCTACATAGTAGCTTGAGCCCACAAGCAGGGTGCCGGTGACGAGAACGGCGCCGCAAACGCCGGCCACAATGGTCGCAAACTTCATTTGGTGACGCCCTCGTTTCAGTTTGGGTCAGTATGGACCTAACTGCTTAACGAATAGGCAACCATGATCAGGCGGCGCGTCGGCCCCGGATCGGCGTTGCTTCTTCGTCAAGCGTGAATACATCGACAATACGGTCGAGCTCGCTCGCCTGTCCTTCGGTCTGTTCGATGGCGGCATTGGTCTCTTCCACCAAAGCCGCATTGTGCTGGGTCATCTCGTCGAGCTGGCGCACCGCGATATTGACCTCGTCGATAGCCGAAGCCTGTTCTCGGCTGGCCTGGGCAATGCCCTCGAGCAGAACGGTGTTCTCACGAACGGCATCACGCACGCCGTCAAGACGGCCAGCCGCTTCGGCAACAAGCCGCGAGCCGGCAGCCACTTCGCTGGTCGAGCGTTCGATGAGCTGCTTGATCTCTGCGGATGCACCGGCGGCAGACTGCGCCAGGCGACGCACTTCGACGGCCACCACGGCAAAACCCTTGCCGGCATCGCCAGCTCGGGCCGCTTCCACGGACGCATTGAGGGCCAGCAGGTTGGTCTGGAAAGCGATGTCGTCGATCAGCCCGATAATATTGGAGATCTTGGCCGAGCTTTCGGTGATGCGCACCATGGCCTCGTTGGCCTGGCTCATCACGGTGCCGCCGGCTTCGGCAGAGCGCGAGACGGCTTCAGCCTTGCTGCTGGCTTCGGCAGCATGGACCGCGTTCTGTTCGACGGTGCCGGCAAGCTGCTCGACAGCAGCCGAAGTCTCCTCGATGGTCGCGGCCTGCCGCGTCGTGCGTTCGGAAAGGTCATTAGCGCCGGTGAGAATTTCACTAGTGGCGGTCTTGAGCGCGCGCGAGGTCTGGCGCAGTTGGGTGACGATATGCGTGAGCTGTTCGCCCACCTGATTGGTGCTGTCCTTGAGGGCACCAAAGGCACCACGATAGTCGCCGGTCATGCGGACCGTCAGATTGGTGGTAGCAAGCGCGGCCAATACCCGTCCGGTTTCCGCCAGACCCGTATCAACCGTGGCGACCAGTTCGTTGACGCTGGCAGCCAGATCGTTGAGTTCGTCGTCAGGGAAGCTGGCATCGACGCGCCGCGTGAAGTCACCCGCCACTGCTGCGTCGACCACCTCGCCAAAGGCGGCGCGCAGCGACGACATCATGGCGGCACGTTCGCTGGCGACCCGGCTACGCTGCTGCGTTTCGGCCAAGCCCATCTCACCAACCTTGACGCCATTGTCCCTGAACACTGCCACGGCGCGGGCCATCTCGCCCAGCTCGTCTTTGCGGGTCATAGCCGGCACGGCTTCGACCGATGCCGGATCCTGCGCGATCTGGGTCGCGGCCCGGACCAGGCCCAGCAGCGGTCCGGTGACTGTGAGACGGATGAAGAAATAGAGGGCGATGATCATCGCCGCGATGACGGCGACGCCGACCATTGCCGCAGTAATCACGGTCTGGCCTTGTCGCGCCAGGCTCTCGGTCATATCCCACGCAAAGGCGGCGGTGCCAACCACGGCCTTGTCCGGCCCGAACCGAGCGGGCACTGCCACATAGATGATAGCGCCCTGGGAGTGCGCCTCGACAGCGCCACTGGCCAGGGCCTTGGCAGCCACGCCGTCCAGAGCGGCGGTATGGTCCGCACCATCGGCGGTCGCCGCGATCATGGCGCCCTGCGGGTCGTAGCTGGCACCGGCGGCGAACTGCGCGCCGAGCGAGGTCTCAAGGCCATCGTAGACGGCCAGAACCGTATCGGCCTTGCCGAAACGGATGCCACCAGCAAGCTGCTCGGTGCCGGCAATCGACACTGTGACATTAGCCTGCTCCAGTTCACTCTTGAGCAAGTTGGCGTTCTGGCTGGTAACGGCGTAGCTGATGGCGGCGGAGCCGACGATCAGCGCCAACAGCACGAGGCCGACGATCTTGCGGGCGAGAGTGAGCTTGAACATGTGCAGGTCTCTAGGCGGAGAAAGGGCACGGCCGCCAGTCAGTGGCGGCCGTAGAGGGATCAGAGCATGGAAACGTCGACGCCCACGGTGATGGCGCCGATAACCGCGCCGGTAGCCGGGTCGGTGATCGGTACAGACACCTGGCTCTGGAATATCTGGGTGCTTTCGTCCTGCTCGATCTCGCCGATATGGACGGCATCGGCACCGGCGCCGAAGCTGGCGGTGAACTTGTCTTCGTCGCCCTGCCAGTAGTCGGAGGTCAGCGTGCTCTGGCCAACATTGAGGCCCTTGGCATCCATGGCGAAGATTTCGGTGTACTTGCCAGCCGAGGCTTCCTGTACGCCGGCCAGATACTGCGAGGCAGCATTGGCCAGGGTGGCATCGATCAGCGGCTTGCTGGCAGCGCCCACTTCAGCGCGCCACTGCGTATCGAGCGCGTCTATCTGAGCCTGGTCATAAGCACCGGTAACGGCATTCTGCGCCGCGATAGCGGCAATCAGCGCCGGGTCGCTTGCGAAGGCAGCGATTTCGCCCTTGGCCAGCTCGGTCAGCGGCGCGGTGAATTCGTCCTGGGCGAAAGTTGCCGTGCCCAGTGACAGCACGGCGGCAAGGCCAAGGCCCATCAGGGCCGGACGCAAAAGGGTATGCATAGTCATCAGCTCATCTCCTCCGCCGCGCAATGAGCAACGGCTTTGGAGATGAGTATTGGCCACTACAGTAAAGAGTCGGTGAATTCCCTTAGTCGTAGAAGTTTAGAAACGTCATGCCGCGCGGTATCTGGGTCTTTCTTGGCCCGTCAAAGATGTTTGACCATCGGACAAAACGAAGATGTCGACGATGCCATCAAGCGTCCGGGCTTCCGCCTCAGTCTGCTCGATTGCCGCATTGGTCTCTTCCACCAGCGCCGCATTGTGCTGGGTCATCTCGTCGAGCACACGCACCGCGCCAGACACCTCCTCGATCGACGAAGCCTGGTCGCGACTGGCGCGGGCAATGGCCTGGACCAGCGCGCTGTTCTCGCGAGCCGCTTCCAGCATCTCGGCAAGGCGCGTCGCAGCATCGGACACCAGCTTGCTGCCGCCGCGGACTTCGCTGGCCGATTGCTCAACCAGGGTTTTGACATCGGCCGAGGCACTGGCCGCCGATTGGGCCAGGCGTCGCACTTCCACCGCCACCACAGCAAAGCCCTTGCCGGCATCACCAGCTCGAGCCGCCTCGACCGAGGCATTGAGCGCCAGCAAGTTGGTCTGGAAGGCAATATCGTCGATCAACCCGATGATATTGGAGATTTTCGCCGAGGACTGCGTGATGCGCTCCATGGCGGCATTGGCCTCGGTCATCACAGTGCCGCTTTCACCGGCGGTCTTGGACACGGCCATGGCCTTGCTGGCGGCATCGTCGGCCATGCGGGAATTGCCTGCCACCGTGCCGGCCAGCTGTTCCATGGCCGCCGAGGTTTCCTCGATGGTGGCGGCCTGCCTTGTGGTGCGCTCGGAGAGGTCGTTGGCGCCGCTGAGGATTTCGCCGGTCGCGGAGCGGAGCGAACGAGAGGTGGTGCGCAGCTGGCTCACCACGTCGGCAAATCGCGCGACGGTGCCATTGAGGGCATGGCGCAGCTCTTCAAATTCGGGCTGGAAGGCAGTCTCGATACTCTGCGTCAGGTCGCCCTTGGCCAGTTCGACTAGGCTCGCGCCCACGCTGGCCACCGCCTGCCGGCGCGCTGTGACATCGGTAGCGAACTGCACGACCTTGTAGGGCACGCCATCGAGCCCCAGGATCGGGCTGAACGTGCTCTGGATCCAGACCTCGCGGCCATCACGGGTCCGGCGGCGATATTCGCCGCTCTTGAACTGGCCCGCCGCCAGGTCGAGCCAGAATTGGCGGTAACTGGCTGACGTTGGCTCGGCATCGAACAGGAATTGCGCGTTGGGACGGCCGGCAATGTCGGCCAGCCGGTAGCCGAGCAGCTCCAGGAAGTTTTCATTGGCGGTGATCACGTCGCCGGTCATGGTGAACTCCACCACCATCTGCGACATAGAAATCGCGTTGAGCTGGCCTGTATGATCGGCGGCGGTCACCAAGTGGCGGCCGGTCTCTTCACCGAGCTCGGCGACGCGCTGCGAGTTGGTGCGGAACACTTCGACCGCACGCGCCATTGCGCCGATCTCGTTACGATTGCCGGTATAGGGGACCTCCGTCTGGAGCTCGCCCTCGGCGATGGCGCTCATCACCCCGGACAGGCGGGGGATCGGTCGCGTCAGGGCCCGCGACAACAGCAGCGCGATGACGCCCATGATCAGCAGCGCAGCGCCGCCGACGGCTACCAGGATGACAAGGTTCTGGCCGATCACGGCCTCGATCGGCGCCCGCGCGACGGCCACCAGCATGGCGCCGATGACCGTGCCATCGGCCATGGCAATGGGTTGATAGCGCGTGAAATAGCCGACGCCGTTGATGGTCTCTTCGGCCTGGACCGGCGTATTGGCCATCATCGCGTCGAACAGCGGTGTGCCGGCAAGGATCGGTGTGTCGAGCTGGCGCTCGCCGTCAGCCTTGAGCAGGCTCGATGTGCCGACCACGAGGTCGGGGCTGACTTCGGTATTGTAGACATAGACGGCGGCATCCTGCCCGGCCACCCGGGCTATGGTGTCGATCACGTCATGCGTGCGGAAGCGTGGCATGGAGCGCATGGTGAGCGCTGCGACATTGCCGGCCTCGTCGGAGGTAATTTCGAGGCTTGGCAGGTTGACCTGGAGGATGGATGTGCTGATGCGCGTAGCGCTGGCCACTTCATGGACCGCGTCGGCGCTGGCGGTATTGGAGAGACTGATAAAGAGCCCGGCGATCACTGCCGCGATGGCAATCGCCAGCGAGCAGATCGACATGGAGGCAATGGCAAAGGTGAGGCGAATATTGCCGAGCAGCGAACCCATTCTGTGTCTCCGGTAAGCCGGCGTCCTTCTGGACGCACTTTGCCTCTTCCCCGGCAGGCAGAGTGCCTTGTCTTCCTTAAGCGAGTGTTGATATTTGCATTTTTCGCATGCGGATCAATGAGTTGCTTAAATCTTGTGCACCCAACGACTTAGCGGTGAAGTCGCGTGCCAAAGCGCCGCCTGTGACGCGGTTATCGAATGGCGACGCATGCCAAGATGGCAGCGAGGGCGGGCCCCGAGGCGGCTTTCGCCCCTGAGTTTTAGTTTAGTGAGACGATCACCGCCTCGGGGTGCCGGTTTTTGGAACGTTTCCGGCGGCGGGAGGTCATAGCCTCTCACGGCCGAAACGCGAACCTGTGGGAGAAGGCAAAATCCCCACCCGACTCACCCCACCACTGTTCGCCTGCAGGCCGCCGTGTGGAGTGATGGGGAGAGTGTCGCACGGGTTTAGGGGGTGGGGAGAAGATGGATAAGTTGGGCCTCCGAGTGTGTGGCCCCAAGGGGGAGGTGTCCGCTCCACTCGTTTAGCTCGATGCAGTTCAACACACAGAACGGCACCTCCCCCTTGAAGGGGGAGGATGGGAGGGGGTGGTGGGTTGGACCCGATACCAGTGTCGTCGTTGGCTCGATCAAAGCAAAACGCCCGCGGATCGCTCCACGGGCGTTTCAAAATCCAGTAGCGCTGTCCTTAGTGGACGTGGCCGCCGTTGATCTGGCCGGCTTCGATGGCCAGGTTCAGCAGCGCCGAGACGATTTCCTGGGCGTAGGACTTGTCTTCCGGCGTCGCGGCGGTGGCCAGCTCGGCTTCGGCAGCCTTGATCTGGGCAGCGAGGTCGGCGTGATCGAATTCGGCGAAAGGCGAAGACTGTTCGGCCAGGATCGTCAGGCCCTCGGGAGAGACGTCGGCAAAACCGCCCTTGACGAAGTAGATCGCGTCCTGGCCGTTGAGGCCATTGACGGTGATGAAACCGGGACGCAGCGTCGTCATGAACGGCGCATGGTCGTCCATCACGGTGAAATAGCCTTCGGTGCCCGGAACGGTGACCGAGGTCACGACTTCCGACAGCACCAGCCGCTCGGGCGACACGATCTCGATCTTGAGGCCATCAGCCATTGTTTGGGTCCCTTAGCGGAAGAGAGGCTCGCCGCGTGCGACGAGCCCGATTGGTAGATTAGGCAGCCTGAGCAGCCAGCTTCTGGGCCTTCTTGACGGCGTCTTCGATGGTGCCGACCATGTAGAAGGCAGCTTCCGGCAGGTGATCGTATTCACCCTTAACCAGGCCAGCAAAGCCCTTGATGGTGTCTTCAAGCTGCACGAACACGCCCGGCGAGCCGGTGAACACTTCGGCCACGTCGAAAGGCTGGCTCATGAAGCGCTCGATTTTACGAGCGCGAGCAACCGTGAGCTTGTCCTCTTCGGAGAGCTCGTCCATGCCCAGGATGGCGATGATGTCCTGCAGCGCCTTGTACTTCTGCAGCACTTCCTGCACGCGGCGGGCAGTGTCGTAGTGCTCCTGGCCAACGACCGACGCATCGAGGATGCGCGAGTTGGAAGCCAGCGGATCCACGGCCGGGTAGATGCCCTTTTCCGAGATGGCGCGGTTCAGCACGGTCGTCGCGTCAAGGTGGGCGAACGAGGTCGCCGGTGCCGGGTCGGTCAAGTCGTCGGCGGGCACGTAAACGGCCTGCACCGAGGTGATCGAACCCTTGTTGGTGGTGGTGATGCGTTCCTGCATCTGGCCCATGTCGGTGGCCAGCGTCGGCTGGTAACCCACGGCCGATGGAATGCGACCCAGCAGAGCCGACATTTCGGCGCCGGCCTGGGTGAAGCGGAAGATGTTATCCACGAAGAACAGCACGTCCTGGCCCTGGTCGCGGAAGTTCTCGGCGACGGTGAGACCGGTCAGCGCGACGCGGGCACGGGCGCCCGGCGGCTCGTTCATCTGGCCGAACACCAGGGCGCACTTGGAGCCGGCAGCCGAGCCACCGTTCTCATGCGGGTCCTTGTTCACGCCCGATTCGATCATTTCGTGGTAGAGGTCATTGCCTTCGCGGGTGCGTTCACCCACGCCAGCGAACACCGAATAACCACCGTGTGCCTTGGCGACGTTGTTGATCAGTTCCTGGATCAGCACGGTCTTGCCCACGCCGGCGCCGCCGAACAGGCCGATCTTGCCGCCGCGTGCATAGGGAGCGATCAGGTCCACAACCTTGATGCCGGTCACCAGAACCTGGCTCTCGGGGGACTGGTCGACGAAAGCCGGGGCTTCCTGGTGGATTTCGCGCTTGGCGGTCTCGCCGATCGGGCCGGCTTCGTCGATCGGCTCGCCAATGACGTTCATGATGCGGCCGAGGGTTTCAAGACCAACCGGGACCGAGATGGCCGCGCCGGTGTCGCTGACTTCGGCGCCGCGAACCAGACCTTCGGTCGTGTCCATGGCGATGGTGCGCACGGTGTTTTCACCCAGATGCTGCGCCACTTCCAGAACCAGGCGCTGACCGTTGTTGACGGTTTCGAGCGCGTTGAGAATTGCGGGCAGGTGACCGTCAAACGTGACGTCGACGACGGCGCCGATGACCTGCGATACGCGACCGGCCTTTTTGTCTGCCATTTGTTCGTCCTCGCTTGTGCGTTAGAGCGCTTCCGCGCCCGAAATGATTTCGATGAGTTCTTTGGTGATCTGGGCCTGGCGCTGGCGGTTATAGCTCAGCTGCAACTTGCCGATCATTTCGCCGGCGTTGCGGGTGGCATTGTCCATCGCGGACATCTGCGCACCGTAGAACGAGGCGGAGTTTTCGAGCAAAGCGCGCAGGACCTGCACGGCAATATTGCGCGGCAGCAGATCTTCGACGATCGCCTCTTCGCTCGGCTCGTATTCATAGGGCACGGCCGAGGTCTCGGCAGCGCCTTCGGCCTTGGCAGGGAGCTTGGCTGGGATGATCTGCTGGGCCGTCGGCACCTGGCTGATCACGCTGCCGAACTTGGCGAAGTAAAGCGTCGCCACGTCGAACTCGCCGGCATTGAACATATCGAGCACCTTGTCCGCCACCAGCTTAGCCTGGGTAAACCCAACCTGCTTGATTTCGCGGAAGTTGAAGGTGTCGACGATCAGTTCGGGATACTGGCGCTTGAGAATATCGTTGCCCTTGCGGCCAACGGTCAGGATCTTGACTGTCTTGCCCTGGCTCAGCAGCTTGGCGGCATGCTCACGCGCCAGGCGGGCGATCGACGAGTTGAAACCGCCGGCCAGGCCGCGCTCACCGGTGGCGACCACCAGCAGATGCACCTGATCCTTGCCCGTGCCGCCAAGCAGCACAGGAGCGTTTTCCTGACCGTCATAGACCGCGCCGAGAGCAGCCAGCACCTTGCCCATGCGTTCGGCATAGGGACGCGCCGCTTCGGCCGCTTCCTGGGCACGGCGGAGCTTGGCCGCCGCGACCATCTGCATGGCCTTGGTGATCTTCTGGGTCGATTTGACCGAGTCGATCCGGTTCTTCAGGTCCTTTAGCGAAGGCATGGGCCTAAGATCTCCTGCTGGCCTTAGGCCGCGTAGGTCTTCTTGATATCGTCGAGGGCGGCCTTGAGCTTGGCCCGCGAGTCATCGGACAGCGCCTTCTCGGTGGCGATGGTCTTGAGCAGCTCGGCATGCTTGCCGCGCATGGCGCTCAGCACCGTCTTCTCGAAATCGGCTACCTTGTTGACCGGGATCGAGTCGAGATAGCCGTTGGCGCCGGCAAAGATCACCGCAACCTGCTCTTCCGTTTTGAGCGGAGAGAACTGGGGCTGCTTGAGCAGCTCGGTGAGACGGGCACCACGGTTTAGCAGGCGCTGGGTCGAGGCATCGAGGTCCGAACCGAACTGGGCGAAAGCCGCCATTTCGCGGTACTGGCTGAGCTCGCCCTTGAGCGAGCCGGCAACCTGCTTCATCGCCTTGACCTGAGCGGCCGAGCCCACGCGGGACACGGACAGACCCACGTTCACGGCAGGGCGGATGCCCTGGAAGAACAGGTTGGTCTCAAGGAAGATCTGGCCGTCGGTGATCGAAATCACGTTGGTCGGGATATAGGCCGACACGTCGTTGGCCTGAGTCTCGATCACGGGCAGTGCAGTCAGCGAACCCAGACCGTGGTCTTCGTTCAGCTTGGCAGCGCGCTCGAGCAGACGGGAATGCAGGTAGAACACGTCGCCCGGATAGGCCTCGCGACCCGGCGGACGACGCAGC contains:
- a CDS encoding methyl-accepting chemotaxis protein, with the translated sequence MFKLTLARKIVGLVLLALIVGSAAISYAVTSQNANLLKSELEQANVTVSIAGTEQLAGGIRFGKADTVLAVYDGLETSLGAQFAAGASYDPQGAMIAATADGADHTAALDGVAAKALASGAVEAHSQGAIIYVAVPARFGPDKAVVGTAAFAWDMTESLARQGQTVITAAMVGVAVIAAMIIALYFFIRLTVTGPLLGLVRAATQIAQDPASVEAVPAMTRKDELGEMARAVAVFRDNGVKVGEMGLAETQQRSRVASERAAMMSSLRAAFGEVVDAAVAGDFTRRVDASFPDDELNDLAASVNELVATVDTGLAETGRVLAALATTNLTVRMTGDYRGAFGALKDSTNQVGEQLTHIVTQLRQTSRALKTATSEILTGANDLSERTTRQAATIEETSAAVEQLAGTVEQNAVHAAEASSKAEAVSRSAEAGGTVMSQANEAMVRITESSAKISNIIGLIDDIAFQTNLLALNASVEAARAGDAGKGFAVVAVEVRRLAQSAAGASAEIKQLIERSTSEVAAGSRLVAEAAGRLDGVRDAVRENTVLLEGIAQASREQASAIDEVNIAVRQLDEMTQHNAALVEETNAAIEQTEGQASELDRIVDVFTLDEEATPIRGRRAA
- a CDS encoding methyl-accepting chemotaxis protein — protein: MGSLLGNIRLTFAIASMSICSLAIAIAAVIAGLFISLSNTASADAVHEVASATRISTSILQVNLPSLEITSDEAGNVAALTMRSMPRFRTHDVIDTIARVAGQDAAVYVYNTEVSPDLVVGTSSLLKADGERQLDTPILAGTPLFDAMMANTPVQAEETINGVGYFTRYQPIAMADGTVIGAMLVAVARAPIEAVIGQNLVILVAVGGAALLIMGVIALLLSRALTRPIPRLSGVMSAIAEGELQTEVPYTGNRNEIGAMARAVEVFRTNSQRVAELGEETGRHLVTAADHTGQLNAISMSQMVVEFTMTGDVITANENFLELLGYRLADIAGRPNAQFLFDAEPTSASYRQFWLDLAAGQFKSGEYRRRTRDGREVWIQSTFSPILGLDGVPYKVVQFATDVTARRQAVASVGASLVELAKGDLTQSIETAFQPEFEELRHALNGTVARFADVVSQLRTTSRSLRSATGEILSGANDLSERTTRQAATIEETSAAMEQLAGTVAGNSRMADDAASKAMAVSKTAGESGTVMTEANAAMERITQSSAKISNIIGLIDDIAFQTNLLALNASVEAARAGDAGKGFAVVAVEVRRLAQSAASASADVKTLVEQSASEVRGGSKLVSDAATRLAEMLEAARENSALVQAIARASRDQASSIEEVSGAVRVLDEMTQHNAALVEETNAAIEQTEAEARTLDGIVDIFVLSDGQTSLTGQERPRYRAA
- a CDS encoding F0F1 ATP synthase subunit epsilon, giving the protein MADGLKIEIVSPERLVLSEVVTSVTVPGTEGYFTVMDDHAPFMTTLRPGFITVNGLNGQDAIYFVKGGFADVSPEGLTILAEQSSPFAEFDHADLAAQIKAAEAELATAATPEDKSYAQEIVSALLNLAIEAGQINGGHVH
- the atpD gene encoding F0F1 ATP synthase subunit beta — encoded protein: MADKKAGRVSQVIGAVVDVTFDGHLPAILNALETVNNGQRLVLEVAQHLGENTVRTIAMDTTEGLVRGAEVSDTGAAISVPVGLETLGRIMNVIGEPIDEAGPIGETAKREIHQEAPAFVDQSPESQVLVTGIKVVDLIAPYARGGKIGLFGGAGVGKTVLIQELINNVAKAHGGYSVFAGVGERTREGNDLYHEMIESGVNKDPHENGGSAAGSKCALVFGQMNEPPGARARVALTGLTVAENFRDQGQDVLFFVDNIFRFTQAGAEMSALLGRIPSAVGYQPTLATDMGQMQERITTTNKGSITSVQAVYVPADDLTDPAPATSFAHLDATTVLNRAISEKGIYPAVDPLASNSRILDASVVGQEHYDTARRVQEVLQKYKALQDIIAILGMDELSEEDKLTVARARKIERFMSQPFDVAEVFTGSPGVFVQLEDTIKGFAGLVKGEYDHLPEAAFYMVGTIEDAVKKAQKLAAQAA
- a CDS encoding F0F1 ATP synthase subunit gamma translates to MPSLKDLKNRIDSVKSTQKITKAMQMVAAAKLRRAQEAAEAARPYAERMGKVLAALGAVYDGQENAPVLLGGTGKDQVHLLVVATGERGLAGGFNSSIARLAREHAAKLLSQGKTVKILTVGRKGNDILKRQYPELIVDTFNFREIKQVGFTQAKLVADKVLDMFNAGEFDVATLYFAKFGSVISQVPTAQQIIPAKLPAKAEGAAETSAVPYEYEPSEEAIVEDLLPRNIAVQVLRALLENSASFYGAQMSAMDNATRNAGEMIGKLQLSYNRQRQAQITKELIEIISGAEAL